Proteins from a single region of Urocitellus parryii isolate mUroPar1 chromosome 4, mUroPar1.hap1, whole genome shotgun sequence:
- the LOC113177560 gene encoding olfactory receptor 10AG1-like isoform X1: protein MQIYKDGEQIKAEKSNTTMVMEFILLGFSDTPHLQWMLFGIFLLLYLTILTCNSIIILITQTDSSLQTPMYFFLSNFSFVEICYVTVTIPRMLMDFCTQKGNISLYACSTQMCFVLLLGGTECLLLTAMAYDRYVAICNPLHYPLVMSRKVCMQLVAASWVTAIQAAIGLTYLIFSLPYCGSNRIKHFFCDIPPVLQLACGDTSMNNIAVYMSSMVFFLVPFLLISASYGKIISNILKMSSARGRTKAFSTCSSHLTVVVLFYGTASVTYLQSKSYQSEGTGKLLSLFYTILIPTLNPIIYTLRNKDITMALRKLLTKLLT from the coding sequence cagaaaaatcaaatacaactATGGTGATGGAATTCATTCTTTTGGGGTTTTCTGATACTCCCCATCTCCAGTGGATGCTTTTTGGgatatttttattgctatatttAACTATTCTGACTTGCAATAGCATTATTATACTGATAACACAAACTGACTCTTCTCTTCAAACTCCTATGTATTTCTTCCTTAGCAATTTTTCCTTTGTGGAAATCTGTTATGTAACTGTCACTATCCCAAGAATGCTCATGGACTTTTGTacacaaaaaggaaatatttctttgtatgCCTGCTCTACACAAATGTGTTTTGTCCTCTTGCTTGGAGGCACAGAGTGCCTCCTCCTGACAgcgatggcctatgaccgctatgtggccatttgtAATCCTCTGCACTACCCTCTGGTCATGAGCCGCAAGGTCTGCATGCAGCTGGTGGCTGCCTCCTGGGTCACTGCAATTCAAGCTGCGATTGGACTGACATACCTAATTTTCTCTTTGCCCTATTGTGGATCTAACAGAATTAAGCACTTCTTCTGTGATATCCCTCCAGTCCTCCAGCTTGCTTGTGGTGACACCTCCATGAATAACATAGCCGTATACATGTCGTCCATGGTGTTTTTTCTGGTTCCGTTTCTGTTGATCTCTGCCTCCTATGGCAAAATCATCTCCAACATTCTGAAAATGTCATCAGCCAGAGGGAGGActaaagccttctccacctgctcttCTCACCTGACAGTCGTGGTCTTGTTCTATGGAACAGCTAGTGTCACTTACTTGCAATCCAAGTCGTATCAGTCAGAGGGAACAGGAAAACTGTTGTCTCTTTTCTACACCATTTTGATCCCAACTTTGAATCCCATCATATACACTCTGAGGAACAAGGATATCACCATGGCACTGAGGAAACTACTAACTAAGTTATTAACATAA
- the LOC113177560 gene encoding olfactory receptor 10AG1-like isoform X2, translating into MVMEFILLGFSDTPHLQWMLFGIFLLLYLTILTCNSIIILITQTDSSLQTPMYFFLSNFSFVEICYVTVTIPRMLMDFCTQKGNISLYACSTQMCFVLLLGGTECLLLTAMAYDRYVAICNPLHYPLVMSRKVCMQLVAASWVTAIQAAIGLTYLIFSLPYCGSNRIKHFFCDIPPVLQLACGDTSMNNIAVYMSSMVFFLVPFLLISASYGKIISNILKMSSARGRTKAFSTCSSHLTVVVLFYGTASVTYLQSKSYQSEGTGKLLSLFYTILIPTLNPIIYTLRNKDITMALRKLLTKLLT; encoded by the coding sequence ATGGTGATGGAATTCATTCTTTTGGGGTTTTCTGATACTCCCCATCTCCAGTGGATGCTTTTTGGgatatttttattgctatatttAACTATTCTGACTTGCAATAGCATTATTATACTGATAACACAAACTGACTCTTCTCTTCAAACTCCTATGTATTTCTTCCTTAGCAATTTTTCCTTTGTGGAAATCTGTTATGTAACTGTCACTATCCCAAGAATGCTCATGGACTTTTGTacacaaaaaggaaatatttctttgtatgCCTGCTCTACACAAATGTGTTTTGTCCTCTTGCTTGGAGGCACAGAGTGCCTCCTCCTGACAgcgatggcctatgaccgctatgtggccatttgtAATCCTCTGCACTACCCTCTGGTCATGAGCCGCAAGGTCTGCATGCAGCTGGTGGCTGCCTCCTGGGTCACTGCAATTCAAGCTGCGATTGGACTGACATACCTAATTTTCTCTTTGCCCTATTGTGGATCTAACAGAATTAAGCACTTCTTCTGTGATATCCCTCCAGTCCTCCAGCTTGCTTGTGGTGACACCTCCATGAATAACATAGCCGTATACATGTCGTCCATGGTGTTTTTTCTGGTTCCGTTTCTGTTGATCTCTGCCTCCTATGGCAAAATCATCTCCAACATTCTGAAAATGTCATCAGCCAGAGGGAGGActaaagccttctccacctgctcttCTCACCTGACAGTCGTGGTCTTGTTCTATGGAACAGCTAGTGTCACTTACTTGCAATCCAAGTCGTATCAGTCAGAGGGAACAGGAAAACTGTTGTCTCTTTTCTACACCATTTTGATCCCAACTTTGAATCCCATCATATACACTCTGAGGAACAAGGATATCACCATGGCACTGAGGAAACTACTAACTAAGTTATTAACATAA
- the LOC113177552 gene encoding olfactory receptor 10AG1-like, which translates to MEFVLLGFSDIPHLQWMIFGIFLFLYCTILMCNSIIILITRTDSALQTPMYFFLSNFSVLEICYVTATMPRMLMDLCTQKGTISFYACATQMCFVLLLGGTECLLLTVMAYDRYVAICNPLQYPVVMSHKVCIQLVAASWVSGIPVEIGQTYQIFSLPFCGSNKINHFFCDIPPLLSLACGDTFVNEMAVYVVAVLFVMVPFILISASYAKIISNILKMSSARGRAKAFSTCSAHLTVVVLFYGTASITYLQPKPNQSDGTGKLLSLFYTILIPALNPIIYTLRNKDITMALKKLLTKLLT; encoded by the coding sequence ATGGAATTTGTTCTTTTGGGATTTTCTGATATTCCACACCTTCAGTGGATGATTTTTGGaatattcttattcttatattGCACTATCTTGATGTGCAATAGCATTATTATACTGATAACCAGAACTGACTCTGCTCTTCAAActcctatgtatttttttcttagcaactTTTCAGTGTTGGAAATCTGTTATGTAACAGCCACTATGCCAAGAATGCTCATGGACCTTTGTACACAGAAAGGAACTATTTCCTTTTATGCCTGTGCTACGCAAATGTGTTTTGTCCTCTTGCTTGGAGGCACAGAGTGCCTCCTCTTGACAGTGATGGcttatgaccgctatgtggccatttgtAACCCTTTGCAATACCCTGTAGTCATGAGCCACAAGGTTTGCATACAGCTAGTGGCTGCATCTTGGGTCAGTGGAATCCCTGTTGAAATTGGGCAAACATACCAGATTTTCTCTTTGCCCTTTTGTGGGTCTAACAAAATtaaccacttcttctgtgacatcCCCCCACTGCTCAGTCTTGCTTGTGGTGACACTTTTGTGAATGAGATGGCAGTGTATGTGGTTGCAGTACTATTTGTCATGGTTCCATTTATCTTGATCTCTGCCTCCTATGCCAAAATCATCTCCAACATTCTAAAAATGTCATCAGCCAGAGGGAGGGctaaagccttctccacctgctctgCTCACCTGACGGTTGTGGTCTTGTTCTATGGAACAGCTAGTATCACTTACCTACAACCCAAGCCAAATCAGTCTGATGGAACAGGAAAACTGCTGTCTCTTTTCTATACCATTTTGATCCCAGCATTGAATCCCATCATCTATACTCTTCGGAACAAGGATATCACCATGGCACTGAAAAAACTACTAACTAAGTTATTAACATGA
- the LOC113177551 gene encoding olfactory receptor 10AG1-like, which produces MLEFFLLGFSDIPHLRWMLFGIFLLIYLAILMCNSIIIIITQTDPALQTPMYFFLSNFSLVEICYVTVTIPRMLMDLCTQKGNISFYACATQMCFVLLLGGTECLLLTAMGYDRYVAICNPLQYPVVMSHKVCMQLVAASWISALPAVIGQTCQIFSLPFCGSHRINHFFCDIPPVLKLACGDTFVNEMAVYVVAVVFVMIPFLLTIASYGKIISSILKLSSARGRAKAFSTCSSHLMVVVLFYGTAGITYLQPKPNQSEGIGKLISLFYTVLIPALNPIIYTLRNKDIMVSLRKLLAKVLK; this is translated from the coding sequence atgctggaattttttcttttggggttcTCTGATATTCCCCATCTCCGGTGGATGCTGTTTGGGATATTTTTACTCATCTACTTGGCTATTCTGATGTGCAATagcattataataataataacacaaacTGACCCTGCTCTTCAAAcccccatgtatttcttccttaGCAATTTTTCCCTTGTGGAAATCTGTTATGTAACTGTCACCATCCCAAGAATGCTCATGGACCTATGTACACAGAAAGGAAATATTTCCTTCTATGCCTGTGCTACTCAAATGTGTTTTGTCCTCTTGCTTGGAGGCACAGAGTGCCTCCTCCTGACAGCAATGggctatgaccgctatgtggccatttgcAACCCTCTGCAGTACCCTGTAGTCATGAGCCACAAGGTCTGCATGCAGCTGGTGGCGGCCTCTTGGATCAGTGCACTTCCAGCTGTGATCGGACAAACATGCCAGATTTTCTCTTTGCCCTTTTGTGGGTCTCACAGAATTAACCACTTCTTCTGCGACATCCCTCCAGTCCTCAAGCTTGCTTGTGGTGACACTTTTGTGAATGAGATGGCAGTCTATGTAGTTGCAGTGGTGTTTGTCATGATTCCATTTCTGCTGACCATCGCCTCCTATGGCAAAATCATCTCCAGTATTCTGAAATTGTCATCGGCCAGAGGAAGGgccaaagccttctccacctgctcttCCCACCTGATGGTTGTGGTCTTGTTCTATGGAACAGCTGGGATCACGTACTTGCAACCCAAACCAAATCAATCTGAAGGAATTGGCAAACTGATTTCTCTCTTCTACACCGTTTTGATTCCAGCTTTGAATCCCATTATATACACTCTGAGGAACAAAGACATTATGGTGTCACTGAGAAAACTACTAGCTAAGGTGTTAAAATAA